TATTTGAATTATCTCAACTTTTGTCAAGGCCAAAACTATTTGATTATTCTTATACTCTCCTCCCTTTAAAACAAAATGCAGAGCGAAGAAGATCTCTCTTTAAGTGGTATAGCACTCACTGCTTTGTTTGTCGATGGCAACTCTCGACTTCTTGTTTCTGGAGATCAGGGTGGAATGGTGAAGTGCAATTTTCTGTCTATTTGTTCATTATTAACAATTCATTGCATTCAGGTGAATGTGTTTCTGATACATATGTGAACTACAGGTTCGGATATTTAGATTCAAACCTGAACCATATGCTAATATCAGCggtttcttttctcttcaagGTATGTTAAAATTGATTTAACTACTGCGCCATTGCCTCAAAACTTGAATGgtcttgtgattttttttttacttcttgACAGCAAGTACAAAGAAGGGAAATGATCATATTGTTCAAAGTGTTAGACTAATGAAAGTTAATGGCTCTGTACTTTCTCTGAATGTAAACCACAGCTCAAGACATCTTGCTGTGGGATCTAGTAAAGGACATGTAAGTTTACTCCTAATATGATCATTCCCTTGCTTAACCAGTCTTCTCCTATTCCCCTTTATTTATTCTGAATTTTATCTCCTCGTTCTTCACAGGTCTCAGTCATTGATATAGAAGGGCCCACTCTATTATACGAAAGCCACATTGCAAGTGAAATTTCTACTGGCATCATATCTCTGCAGTTTGAAACCTGCAGTTTTCATGGTTTCGACAAGAATGTCATTGCTGTTGCAACAGAGGACTCGTCTGTTTTGGCTCTTGATAGTGATAATGGAAACAGATTGAGCACTAGTCTGGTTCATCCAAAGAAACCCACTAGAGCACTTTTTATGCAGATCTTGGGTAAGTTTTTCTCAGGGTGGAACCTTGTGGTTTTGACAACATTAATTAATCTCATAGAAATTATCTTTCAATGTATCAAATGGTTAAGACTTCAGCAAAGGGAATAGTGCTGAGGACGCCATGCAGAAGCAGTCTTTGCTACTGCTATGTTCTGAAAAAGCGGCATACATATATTCCTTCACACATGTCATGCAGGTAATTAGTACTTCATCTTATATAGGCACTACAAATTGTAGAAATACTTCATCTGATTATGAGCTTTGATTTCTTCCAATTCAGGGAGTTAAGAAGGTAGTACACAAGAAAAAATTCCAATCAACTTGTTGCTGGGCATCGACATTTTACACCCCTTCTGATGTTGGCCTTATACTCGTTTATACTACTGGAAAAATTGAGATAAGGTGAGGTGATATGTCAGTTTTTTATTTGCTACATCTTTGTTTCAATATTCACAAGTAATTTCATAGCCTAAAATCCTGTTAATGAAATGTTAGGTCCTTGCATGACTTATCTTTGGTGAAGGAGACTTCAGTAAGCGGCTTTACATACTCTGgatcaaaatcaaattcacATGCTTGCAATTCGATTTGCACTTCATCTGAAGGAGAAGTTGTCATGGTATGATACTGGAATCCACCCTTTTGATATCAGTTGCTTGAGGATGAcatcgaaaaaaaaacttaatcaCATTCTCtcataaaaatttaattttccaCAGGTGAACAGTGATCAAgaaatttttctcttctctattTCCCTCCAGAAGCAAAGTTTTAGGTAAATGTACCATTGAAAGTTTCTGTAATGATTTTTGAGTCAGTTCTTCGAGGCCATAGCTTACTTAATTTTCAGTGCCTTTCCTCATTCAAGGCTTTTAGACTCTTTCAACTGCACGTACCAGAAAGATCTGATGGTTTCACAAGAAGAGCTCACATCAGGACGCCCCattcaaaaggaaaagaaaaaggtatTATCACATGATTTTATCTGTCTACAACCTATTTCTTGTGGAATGAAAAATTGCACTAGTATTTAAATTGATCTTCTTGGCAGGGAATGTTTAGTTCTGTTCTTAAAGATATTGTGGGAAGTAAAGAGAAGAACGTCCCTGAGATGGAAAATGAAGATACTAAAGAAAGTATTGAGGAACTCTCAACAATATTTTCAACTGCTAATTTCCAATCTGATGCTGAGATCACAGACAACCGGGCCATGGGTGAACACGATGATCAGTTAGACATAGGTACTTTAAACATGAAACGTTTAACATTTTAATACGATGGAGTTTTGAGATAACTTAAGTTCTCCTAGAAATAACTTTTATTGTTCGTTTTTGTTCGAAGATGATATTGAGATTGACATACCTGGAGAAAAACCGAAAGAGCAAAATATGTTGGCAGCTCTAAACAAGGAAAAACTGGCAAGCAAGTTTCTGGCCTTTAAAGGTCAGTTGACACCGCCTAGATCAGTATGAATTTATCTGTTGAATGCCTCGGAAGACAGAAGTTCTTTAGTTAACATTTTTCCAATCTACAGGTAAAGTattgaaacaaatgaagaCTAAGAGTGAGAAAAACCCTCCAAATGAAGAGCAATATGATGAGAAGGTTGGCTCTGTTGATGAAATCAAGAGGAGATACGGATTTGTATCTGCTGTAAgaacaatatatacatgtacatactgtatatatgcttTTATGAATTGCACATCTTCTTTCTGGGTATTTACtgtatttttttctttggctGCAGGAAACAGATGTAGCTAAAATAGCACAAAGTAAGCTCCAGGAGAATACAAGAAAGTTACAGGGGATAAATCTGAAAACTACAGAGATGCAAGACACAGCTAAATCATTCTCATCTTTGGCAAACCAAGTGTTACAAACTGAACAGGGCAGACGAGCCTCATAAATCACCATATAAGGAGCATCAGGCTTTTAAATTATACAACTCCTATtgatttcatttgtttttggtCTAGATAAGTTTTTTAGATATTCTATTCTGGCATGATTCCTTTCATATATTAAATGTAAATtagaaagaacaaaaacaatggAGGCGATATAATCCCTCATTAATCATTATGAATAttacatattaattattggATTTTGAATGCTAACCTCAAAAGTAGCAGTGTCTCATCATTAAGTTACTACGTCTTATGGGGGTAGCAGAAAGATGTTAGCACCGGCTTCcggtgaaaagaaaaatatatgcaATTTCCTTGGCATCCCGGGAAGTCTCGAGCAGAGACTGAGAAGCAGCAATGTTCCCCCACAAACAATATTCGATAACATAAATCTGAACCCGCCATCTCAACTCATTGCTTTCGATATCCATCCAACTAAGCTTGAACTTGACTTCATTCTCgagcatatcatccacataacAACCCTCTGCAACAAAAGCAGACTCATGTCTTTCGACTAAACGCAGCTCGCCGAGTGATTCGACcaagttcttcttcttctctgtcTTCCACCCCATTGAAATAGGTACTGGAGACGCAATCACTTCCCACTTAAAGGAGGAATCCATTGCTGCAGCTTTCCCAGACTGAAATACCCCACAGAACTTTCTTTGATAGAAAATAACATCGTCATAGTCACGGACATTACTTGTTTTGTTGCATGAGGAATCATCAGGATTCACCGGAGAGAGGAGGACTCCCTGTTTAACGCCACTATACCACTTTCCAAGGTATAGAGCTCCACCATTGACGAACGTGACTGCATTGAAGAGATTGGAAACAGCCAGCTTGTAGTGGCTATCAACAATTCAACATTACTTCCTATGATACAGGGTTTAATTTTGCGACTTCAAGTAAGCCAGAGACCTACTGAGTCGATCAGACGACTTAGACCAGGGCATGTAAAATAGGGAGGGTAATAGAGGCTGTTGAGGTGGAGGCTCGAGTGGATAACtgtatgaagaagaagaagaactgaTCACCAACATGGATCTCACAGCTAAAACGTTAGAATTACCCACCATTCAATTCAGAATGGCGATATATAGTAGTCGAATCTGAAAGCAGAGGGGCAATATTGTCTTTTCCATACTTTCTTGATCACCTCCGGCGAGTCTCCCGGCATATCCGGCGCCTTCCTCAATGCGTCTTGAAATGGTGTTTCGTCTGGACACAAGGAAACGTCAGGAAATGCGCCATAACAGGTCGGAAATGCGACAAAGACGAGCGAATACGCTCTGAAAACGTTGAGAAAAGACATTTATACCCATATGTAGGTATAAAAGCCGAGAAACTGAGCAACATGGAATTTAGATTTGGGTCAAGGTGCTTTCTGATTGACTCGTCTGGAATAATTCTATCCACCATCGCTGGTGACCTTGGTGAAGATCGGTGCAAGAAGTCCTATGcattttggggggggggggcgggGACTTAgagtttttattattattattttttttctgattttctctAGATATTATATGAGGTTAATTACTACTTTACCAGTGTTATTTTGCTACCCCTTTGGTTTAGAAAATTAACTAAACAAGTTAGTCCAATATTTTGGAGTTTAGAAGTCTTGCGGAGAAACCAAATCCTATTGCGATGGTACACACGAAGTTCAAGCAGAAGGAATATATGATTCGCACCATGTTCACTAAACTGAAGTTCTACGTACCTAACCACATCAAACAGTACAAACTTAAAAAGACTAATCATATACGATAGTAGACAAACAATCATGACAGATCATAATGAGCAAATTGGCTGGTGATCAAATCAAACGCTGCAATTCATAAGCAACTTGAAAACCTTAAGCTGATGAATTTTATCAACTAAACTACTTCTCCTGACCATAGGGAGGTGCCAGAAAGATTTTAGTACTCTCTGAATCCTCAATGCTCTGCTGTCATCTAAGTTGAAACTCGGATAGGATAACAGATACTCCAACAGTTGTTACACTTGCAAGCAAAGTTACAGCAACTCCCTTTGGCATCCAGGCATACTGGCAAGCAGCCGTCTTTTCGGCACAAACAAATCTGATCATTCAAATCTGAAGCATACATCTCACCTCATTCCTTCCTAGTTTCATTGAAACCTAAAATTGAGCAAATTTCCCACTGATCAAACCCATCTCTCAGAGCTAAATGCAGCTCCCTCGATGATTCGATCAAATTGGAGACAAAATCTCTGGCAGAAGTCAGAACTGGATCGATCACCTGCCAATTCCATATGTTTAACCATGCCAAATAACAACAGTTTATGCTTATTCACTAGCACACAGATCAAAAACCATTTATTCATCTGACTGTGCAAGACTGTGCCCAGTGCGTATAGTTGGGATGATAAAAATAGATGCAACTATTGTTCCGCTTCCCGATTCCGGGGAATT
This genomic interval from Argentina anserina chromosome 1, drPotAnse1.1, whole genome shotgun sequence contains the following:
- the LOC126797017 gene encoding uncharacterized protein LOC126797017 isoform X1: MFVRKLVEKASKKPGGSSDDLKGGDIDPRVVFHNGVPSGANTLAYDSIQRILAVSTKDGRIKLFGKDNTQALLESVNAVPSKFLQFVENQGILVNVNTKNHIEVWDLKKNQLAHVHAFHEDITSFKVMHQSLYMYVGDSVGNVSVLKLEQESCHILRMKYTIPYSASHGNTTEVSGNTAVMYIMPQTIAESRRVLVIYRDGLIVLWDIRESKSIFIAGVNTLQSIQNETRKVTSACWACPFGTKVVVGYNNGEIFIWSIPSNPNIIDCSMQSSPICKLNLGYKLDKIPIASLRWIYAEGKASRIYVMGASDVVSSNLLQVILLNEHTEVRSIRLGLQLPEPCIDMEIISSTFSEQSKHKQDCFLVLGTSGHLYAYDDCLIEKYLLQSQSKSPALVPKEVMVKMPYLDSSITVSKFITDNTNMSTTTDEDYLLLAKSIPSLLSFGAKPKEGSNLNAARFSGFSIVKNLYITGHSDGGINFWDLSSPLLVPILSLKQQSEEDLSLSGIALTALFVDGNSRLLVSGDQGGMVRIFRFKPEPYANISGFFSLQASTKKGNDHIVQSVRLMKVNGSVLSLNVNHSSRHLAVGSSKGHVSVIDIEGPTLLYESHIASEISTGIISLQFETCSFHGFDKNVIAVATEDSSVLALDSDNGNRLSTSLVHPKKPTRALFMQILDFSKGNSAEDAMQKQSLLLLCSEKAAYIYSFTHVMQGVKKVVHKKKFQSTCCWASTFYTPSDVGLILVYTTGKIEIRSLHDLSLVKETSVSGFTYSGSKSNSHACNSICTSSEGEVVMVNSDQEIFLFSISLQKQSFRLLDSFNCTYQKDLMVSQEELTSGRPIQKEKKKGMFSSVLKDIVGSKEKNVPEMENEDTKESIEELSTIFSTANFQSDAEITDNRAMGEHDDQLDIDDIEIDIPGEKPKEQNMLAALNKEKLASKFLAFKGKVLKQMKTKSEKNPPNEEQYDEKVGSVDEIKRRYGFVSAETDVAKIAQSKLQENTRKLQGINLKTTEMQDTAKSFSSLANQVLQTEQGRRAS
- the LOC126797017 gene encoding uncharacterized protein LOC126797017 isoform X2 translates to MFVRKLVEKASKKPGGSSDDLKGGDIDPRVVFHNGVPSGANTLAYDSIQRILAVSTKDGRIKLFGKDNTQALLESVNAVPSKFLQFVENQGILVNVNTKNHIEVWDLKKNQLAHVHAFHEDITSFKVMHQSLYMYVGDSVGNVSVLKLEQESCHILRMKYTIPYSASHGNTTEVSGNTAVMYIMPQTIAESRRVLVIYRDGLIVLWDIRESKSIFIAGVNTLQSIQNETRKVTSACWACPFGTKVVVGYNNGEIFIWSIPSNPNIIDCSMQSSPICKLNLGYKLDKIPIASLRWIYAEGKASRIYVMGASDVVSSNLLQVILLNEHTEVRSIRLGLQLPEPCIDMEIISSTFSEQSKHKQDCFLVLGTSGHLYAYDDCLIEKYLLQSQSKSPALVPKEVMVKMPYLDSSITVSKFITDNTNMSTTTDEDYLLLAKSIPSLLSFGAKPKEGSNLNAARFSGFSIVKNLYITGHSDGGINFWDLSSPLLVPILSLKQQSEEDLSLSGIALTALFVDGNSRLLVSGDQGGMVRIFRFKPEPYANISGFFSLQASTKKGNDHIVQSVRLMKVNGSVLSLNVNHSSRHLAVGSSKGHVSVIDIEGPTLLYESHIASEISTGIISLQFETCSFHGFDKNVIAVATEDSSVLALDSDNGNRLSTSLVHPKKPTRALFMQILDFSKGNSAEDAMQKQSLLLLCSEKAAYIYSFTHVMQGVKKVVHKKKFQSTCCWASTFYTPSDVGLILVYTTGKIEIRSLHDLSLVKETSVSGFTYSGSKSNSHACNSICTSSEGEVVMVNSDQEIFLFSISLQKQSFRLLDSFNCTYQKDLMVSQEELTSGRPIQKEKKKGMFSSVLKDIVGSKEKNVPEMENEDTKESIEELSTIFSTANFQSDAEITDNRAMGEHDDQLDIDDIEIDIPGEKPKEQNMLAALNKEKLASKFLAFKGKVLKQMKTKSEKNPPNEEQYDEKVGSVDEIKRRYGFVSAETDVAKIAQSKLQENTRKLQGINLKTTEMQDTAKSFSSLANQVLQTEQGRRAS